The Astyanax mexicanus isolate ESR-SI-001 chromosome 20, AstMex3_surface, whole genome shotgun sequence genome contains a region encoding:
- the fbxw11b gene encoding F-box and WD repeat domain-containing 11-B, whose translation MRVLGNNNMEPDMEDKTLELMNTSVMESHTGDLSQKTTTVFKITNGPLTGSRKRPSEGDYEKEKDVCIQLFDQWSETDQVEFVEHLISRMCHYQHGHINSYLKPMLQRDFITALPAQGLDHIAENILSFLDARSLCSAELVCKEWQRVISEGMLWKKLIERMVRTDPLWKGLSERHQWEKYLFKNRTTEVPPNSYYRSLYPKIIQDIETIEANWRCGRHNLQRIQCRSENSKGVYCLQYDDDKIISGLRDNSIKIWDKQSLECLKILTGHTGSVLCLQYDERVIVTGSSDSTVRVWDVNSGEVLNTLIHHNEAVLHLRFCNGLMVTCSKDRSIAVWDMASPTDISLRRVLVGHRAAVNVVDFDDKYIVSASGDRTIKVWSTSTCEFVRTLNGHKRGIACLQYRDRLVVSGSSDNTIRLWDIECGACLRVLEGHEELVRCIRFDNKRIVSGAYDGKIKVWDLQAALDPRAPASTLCLRTLVEHSGRVFRLQFDEFQIISSSHDDTILIWDFLNVSTNGQMEGRSPSRTYTYISR comes from the exons ATGCGAGTTTTGGGGAACAACAATATGGAGCCGGACATGGAGGACAAAACGTTGGAGCTGATG AACACCTCGGTCATGGAGTCCCATACTGGAGATCTATCCCAGAAGACTACCACAGTATTTAAA ATCACTAATGGTCCTCTGACGGGCTCCCGGAAGAGGCCGTCGGAGGGTGACTACGAGAAAGAGAAGGACGTTTGTATtcagctgtttgaccagtggtcagaaactgaccaggTGGAGTTTGTGGAGCATCTGATCTCACGCATGTGCCACTACCAGCACGGCCACATCAACTCCTACCTCAAACCCATGCTCCAAAGGGACTTTATCACAGCGCTGCCAG CTCAGGGTCTGGACCACATAGCGGAAAACATCCTGTCGTTCCTGGACGCACGCTCGCTCTGCTCAGCTGAGCTGGTATGTAAGGAGTGGCAGCGCGTCATCTCCGAGGGAATGCTGTGGAAGAAACTGATTGAGCGCATGGTGCGCACAGACCCGCTCTGGAAGGGCCTCTCCGAGAGGCATCAGTG GGAAAAGTACTTATTCAAGAACCGCACTACAGAAGTTCCGCCAAACTCGTACTACCGTTCTCTTTACCCAAAAATCATTCAGGACATTGAA ACCATTGAGGCTAACTGGCGCTGTGGAAGGCACAACCTTCAGAGGATCCAGTGCAGGTCTGAGAACAGTAAAGGAGTCTACTGCCTCCAGTACGATGATGACAAGATCATCAGCGGCCTCCGAGACAACTCCATCAAG ATCTGGGATAAGCAGTCTTTGGAGTGTTTGAAGATTCTAACGGGACATACAGGGTCTGTGCTGTGTCTGCAGTATGACGAGCGGGTCATTGTTACTGGCTCCTCTGACTCCACAGTCCG GGTGTGGGATGTGAACTCGGGGGAGGTACTGAACACACTGATTCACCACAACGAGGCGGTGTTGCACCTGCGCTTCTGTAACGGTCTGATGGTGACGTGTTCCAAGGACCGTTCTATCGCCGTGTGGGACATGGCCTCTCCCACAGACATCAGCCTGCGGCGGGTGCTCGTGGGCCACCGGGCCGCCGTCAACGTGGTGGACTTTGATGACAAGTACATCGTCTCTGCCTCCGGCGACCGCACCATAAAG GTATGGAGCACAAGCACTTGTGAGTTTGTACGCACTCTAAACGGTCACAAGCGTGGAATCGCCTGCCTGCAGTACAGAGACCGGCTTGTGGTTAGCGGCTCCTCTGACAACACcatcag gctatgggatattgagtgtggtgcCTGTTTGCGGGTTTTGGAAGGCCATGAGGAGCTGGTGCGCTGCATTCGCTTCGATAACAAGAGGATAGTCAGTGGAGCTTATGATGG TAAAATTAAAGTCTGGGACCTGCAGGCTGCTCTGGACCCTCGAGCCCCAGCCAGCACTCTGTGTCTGCGAACACTGGTG GAGCATTCGGGCCGAGTGTTCCGGTTGCAGTTCGACGAGTTCCAGATCATCAGCAGTTCTCATGATGACACCATCCTTATCTGGGATTTCCTGAACGTGTCAACTAATGGACAAATGGAAGGGCGATCGCCATCACGCACGTACACCTACATATCCAGATAG
- the etf1b gene encoding eukaryotic peptide chain release factor subunit 1b, with protein MADDPSAADRNVEIWKIKKLIKSLEAARGNGTSMISLIIPPKDQISRVAKMLADEFGTASNIKSRVNRLSVLGAITSVQQRLKLYNKVPPNGLVVYCGTIVTEEGKEKKVNIDFEPFKPINTSLYLCDNKFHTEALTALLSDDSKFGFIVIDGSGALFGTLQGNTREVLHKFTVDLPKKHGRGGQSALRFARLRMEKRHNYVRKVAETAVQLFVSNDKVNVAGMVLAGSADFKTELSQSDMFDPRLQAKVLKLVDISYGGENGFNQAIELSAEVLSNVKFIQEKKLIGRYFDEISQDTGKYCFGVEDTLKALEMGAVEILIVYENLDTMRYVLRCHGTEGTTLENDEKTLYLTPEQEKDKSHFTDKETGQEHELLESMPLLEWFANNYKKFGATLEIVTDKSQEGSQFVKGFGGIGGILRYRVDFQGMEYVGEDDELFDLDDY; from the exons ATGGCGGACGACCCGAGTGCGGCGGACAGGAACGTGGAAATCTGGAAGATCAAGAAGCTGATCAAAAGTCTTGAAGCTGCCAGAGG GAATGGTACCAGTATGATCTCCCTAATCATCCCTCCAAAGGACCAGATCTCCCGTGTGGCTAAGATGCTGGCTGATGAATTTGGCACAGCCTCTAATATTAAGAGCAGAGTGAACAGACTCTCAGTGCTGGGTGCCATCACTTCCGTACAGCAGAGACTCAAACTCTACAATAagg tgCCTCCCAATGGTCTGGTTGTGTACTGTGGCACCATTGTAACGGAGGAGGGCAAAGAGAAGAAAGTCAACATTGACTTTGAACCCTTTAAACCAATCAACACATCCCTGTATTTATGTGACAACAAGTTCCACACAGAG GCTCTCACTGCATTGCTCTCGGATGACAGCAAGTTTGGGTTCATTGTGATTGATGGTAGTGGCGCCCTCTTCGGAACTCTGCAGGGCAACACGAGAGAGGTGCTGCACAAGTTCACTGTGGACTTGCCCAAAAAGCACG GCAGAGGAGGTCAGTCTGCTTTGCGTTTCGCCCGTTTGAGAATGGAGAAGAGACACAACTATGTGAGAAAGGTGGCAGAGACGGCCGTCCAGCTGTTTGTTTCCAACGACAAGGTCAACGTGGCTGGGATGGTTCTTGCTGGATCAGCTGACTTCAAGACTGAGCTTAGTCAGTCAGACATGTTTGACCCG AGGTTACAAGCGAAGGTGCTGAAACTCGTTGACATTTCTTATGGAGGGGAGAATGGGTTTAATCAGGCCATCGAACTGTCTGCCGAGGTGCTGTCCAACGTCAAATTCATCCAAGAGAAGAAACTAATAG GACGCTACTTTGATGAGATCAGTCAGGACACAGGAAAGTACTGTTTTGGAGTGGAAGACACACTCAAAGCGCTGGAGATGGGAGCTGTGGAGATCCTCATCGTTTATGAGAACCTGGACACTATGCGATATGTTTTGCGCTGCCATGGAACTGAGGGCACTACGCTGGAAAATG ATGAGAAGACTCTGTATCTGACACCAGAGCAGGAGAAGGATAAATCTCACTTCACAGACAAGGAG ACAGGGCAAGAGCATGAACTCTTAGAGAGCATGCCACTGCTCGAGTGGTTTGCCAACAACTACAAGAAATTTGGGGCCACGCTGGAGATTGTGACAGACAAGAGCCAGGAGGGGTCGCAGTTTGTGAAAGGATTTGGCGGTATTGGAG GAATCTTGCGGTACCGGGTGGATTTTCAGGGCATGGAGTACGTGGGGGAGGATGATGAGTTATTTGATTTAGATGACTACTAG